A portion of the Oncorhynchus gorbuscha isolate QuinsamMale2020 ecotype Even-year linkage group LG19, OgorEven_v1.0, whole genome shotgun sequence genome contains these proteins:
- the LOC124004862 gene encoding uncharacterized protein K02A2.6-like produces the protein MIITGRTDKEHLANLEEVLKRLKEYGLQANLKKCEFFKDKIVFCGHEIDCNGLHKTQDKIEAVVQAPRPQNITEVRSFTGLINYYRIFLPNLSAVLQPLNQLLEKNRTWRWTEQCENAFLEAKRLITSEQVLMHYDPEMPVKLACDASPYGLGAVLSHTLKDGSERPVAFASRTLNDAEKNYSQIDKEALALVWGVKKFHAYLYGKRFTLVTDHQPLLSIFSPKKGIPAMTAARLQRYALFLASHMYDIEFKPSSLHTNADGLSRLPCTRERQRRVDAVDMFHTAQLEALPVTSTVIKHETRKDVTLSKVYTYTMSGWPATGRKELTLYFQRRNEITTYQGCLMWGMRVMIPQKCQHRVLQQLHEGHVGIVKMKLLARSHFWWPGLDQQIENMAKNCSGCLETLHMPAPVPVHPWEWPAEPWQRIHVDYAGPFEKHMFLVIVDAHSKWPEVFCTDSSTSAQTIECLRTTFARFGLPLQLVSDNAQAFVSDEFTRFMSVNGIKHSTSAPYHPATNGLAERFVQTLKQGLCAAKRDEGTLQTKLAKFLASYRNTPHATTNESPAALMFGRPLRTQLDIMKPNRRNEVLNKQAKMLSGGRERHLQTGQEVMPSQRKL, from the coding sequence ATGATCATAACAGGACGCACCGACAAAGAGCACCTGGCTAACCTGGAAGAGGTCCTGAAAAGACTGAAAGAGTATGGTCTACAGGCAAACTTAAAGAAGTGTGAGTTCTTCAAAGACAAGATTGTCTTCTGTGGACATGAGATTGACTGTAATGGATTGCACAAAACACAGGACAAAATCGAGGCAGTGGTACAGGCACCACGACCACAAAATATCACAGAAGTGAGATCTTTCACGGGACTGATCAATTACTACAGAATATTCCTCCCAAACCTTTCAGCAGTACTCCAGCCTCTAAATCAGCTCCTGGAAAAGAATAGGACATGGCGGTGGACAGAGCAATGTGAAAATGCATTTCTGGAGGCAAAACGGCTCATAACATCTGAACAGGTCCTGATGCATTACGACCCTGAAATGCCAGTGAAGTTGGCTTGTGATGCGTCCCCTTATGGATTAGGGGCAgtcctttcacacacactgaaagatggGTCAGAGAGGCCAGTTGCATTTGCGTCACGAACATTGAATGATGCAGAGAAAAACTACTCACAAATTGACAAAGAAGCACTGGCACTAGTGTGGGGCGTCAAGAAATTCCACGCATACCTATATGGCAAGCGTTTCACACTGGTTACAGATCACCAGCCGTTGCTTTCCATTTTCAGTCCAAAGAAAGGCATTCCGGcaatgacagcagccaggttacagCGATATGCCTTGTTCCTTGCCAGTCATATGTATGACATTGAGTTTAAGCCGTCATCCCTCCACACAAATGCAGATGGATTATCCAGACTGCCATGTACAAGAGAAAGGCAAAGGAGGGTGGATGCAGTGGACATGTTCCATACCGCTCAACTCGAGGCACTACCGGTCACAAGCACAGTTATCAAACATGAGACAAGGAAAGATGTGACCTTGTCAAAAGTGTACACCTACACCATGTCAGGATGGCCAGCTACTGGCAGAAAGGAGCTGACTCTGTATTTCCAGCGGAGAAACGAAATTACAACGTACCAGGGATGTTTGATGTGGGGAATGAGAGTCATGATACCCCAGAAATGCCAACATCGAGTCTTGCAGCAACTACATGAAGGTCATGTTGGAATTGTCAAAATGAAGCTGCTCGCAAGGAGCCACTTCTGGTGGCCAGGTCTGGACCAACAGATAGAAAATATGGCAAAGAACTGTAGTGGATGTTTGGAAACCCTTCACATGCCTGCTCCTGTCCCAGTCCACCCATGGGAATGGCCCGCAGAGCCATGGCAGAGAATTCATGTGGACTACGCTGGTCCTTTTGAAAAGCACATGTTTCTGGTTATAGTGGATGCCCATTCCAAATGGCCAGAGGTGTTTTGCACCgactcctccacctcagctcagacgatagagtgtctcagaacaacgtttgcacgcttcggtttgccactgcagctggtaagtgacaacgcgcaagcttttgtaagtgacgagtttacaagattcatgtcagtaaatggaatcaaacactcaaCTTCAGCTCCGTACCACCCTGCCACCAATGGGCTGGCAGAACGCTTTGTGCAAACTCTAAAGCAAGGACTCTGTGCAGCAAAACGAGACGAAGGGACTTTGCAAACAAAACTGGCCAAGTTCCTGGCCTCCTACCGAAACACCCCACATGCCACAACAAATGAAAGCCCAGCCGCACTGATGTTCGGGAGGCCTCTCCGCACACAGCTGGACATCATGAAGCCAAACAGGCGTAATGAAGTGCTGAACAAACAAGCCAAGATGCTCTCCGGTGGCCGGGAGCGCCATCTccaaacaggacaggaagtgatg
- the si:dkeyp-97a10.3 gene encoding uncharacterized protein si:dkeyp-97a10.3 isoform X2 → MREESKVCRFPDYVMNLHLLPVVLSLADAVDGVTMFVPSVALEGGNVSVRCTWTKGTETSVMWGKGGSVLTSNSRVTIKGGDLVINPARREDAGVYSCTVANLVSAQTASKTLTVYYGPDTPVLSNDSPVDCVGGADAVLGQTIRLTCVSDSLPPATFSWQYNNEPVASGQPDSGVFSLQTFSTNQSGQYKCVARNAITGATSEKGTGLAIVGTCLSAGAVAGIVIGCVVALILIIMAIVLLVRWRKVDRRPEATGQKGHPDLMLTPPEPPPPGTRTLGGQHSVPPDGRENTRTPPRDTNTLQHNGHANNNGFPHNAQHQNANSFPRNATTQDHNTFTRTAAPQNANTLDTLPQMTQNHPNNPNILIQAGSTQVGVNLNTPPHNQQNSNAQVATVHVNLNSYPTNGQHPNQQSQQQFTSPQDSTMQWSATNVANSVSAPQVQNNNPQTVTQTGQSYSNPRMQLGVSYPGGPSQVDHSNLDTGPQVSTGSVPTGYTHGGRSHTLQRNANTQACLRDQAADTQPRHSDPAAASSVPPDPSHATPSASSHHQQMPWDRLRGTPAYPNNSPRRVQASPDSSYTSDSTESPSQARRFQPHTRRSGPGARTQSPPQSRSTPRKVAPTADRQAQNLTHTHRTNNQPGAPSHTQSHISSHVRHTPRQRARQDVRAQSQITAQTASQSQTGPRQQNASHSHHNPQPQQQGPGAPQGLITNMPRGTTLNTQALTNPNHIPQTQIGIQYGRGNTHMIPQPTQDQRQAATQGWGAISQPVTQNPSSLTQTALEMHTLTTPNPFHNRNHQTQAALLNTQARGPNLGRQRPPTPPPVIPLAQFQTIPRERTQHQSPNRGPDGPLRPPVNIHTTQRHPNAHPPHRHPDATMPANLHSGNGHHVHADNTHRHGQGTQHAHRNPAHPRQTHQGRPRH, encoded by the exons ATGAGAGAAGAGAGTAAAGTCTGTC GCTTTCCTGACTATGTGATGAACTTACACCTGCTTCCTGTAGTTCTGTCATTGGCAG ATGCAGTGGATGGCGTGACTATGTTTGTGCCGTCAGTGGCTCTGGAGGGGGGCAATGTGTCTGTGCGCTGTACCTGGACCAAGGGGACAGAGACCAGTGTGATGTGGGGTAAAGGGGGCTCTGTTCTCACCTCGAACTCCAGGGTCACTATCAAAGGGGGCGACCTGGTGATCAACCCAGCCAGGAGGGAAGATGCCGGGGTCTACTCCTGCACCGTCGCTAACCTTGTCAGTGCTCAGACCGCCTCAAAGACCCTCACAGTTTACT atGGTCCTGACACCCCCGTGCTGAGCAATGATTCTCCGGTAGACTGTGTGGGAGGAGCGGATGCCGTGCTAGGCCAGACGATCCGTCTCACCTGCGTGTCCGACTCTCTGCCCCCTGCCACTTTCTCCTGGCAATACAACAATGAACCCGTGGCGTCTGGACAACCAGACAGTGGCGTGTTCAGCCTCCAGACCTTCTCCACCAACCAGAGCGGCCAATACAAGTGCGTGGCTAGGAACGCCATCACGGGCGCCACGTCGGAGAAGGGGACGGGCCTGGCCATCGTGG GCACATGCCTCAGTGCAGGGGCAGTGGCTGGCATAGTGATTGGCTGTGTGGTCGCTCTGATCTTAATCATCATGGCCATCGTACTCCTGGTGCGCTGGAGGAAag TTGACCGAAGACCGGAGGCCACAGGACAAAAGGGACACCCAGACCTCATGCTTACA cCTCCAGAGCCCCCTCCACCTGGTACCCGGACTTTAGGTGGCCAGCACTCTGTACCACCCGATGGCCGCGAAAACACACGCACACCGCCACGCGACACTAACACACTTCAACACAATGGCCATGCCAACAACAATGGGTTCCCACACAATGCCCAACATCAAAATGCCAATTCATTTCCACGAAATGCCACCACGCaggaccacaacactttcacacGCACTGCTGCACCTCAGAATGCCAACACACTCGACACCCTCCCACAGATGACTCAAAACCACCCGAACAATCCAAACATTCTCATACAAGCGGGTTCTACTCAGGTCGGTGTTAACCTGAACACACCGCCACACAACCAGCAAAATAGCAACGCACAGGTGGCCACGGTTCACGTCAATCTCAATTCCTATCCAACTAATGGTCAACATCCCAACCAACAGTCACAGCAACAATTTACAAGCCCACAGGACAGTACAATGCAGTGGAGTGCCACCAATGTAGCCAACAGTGTTAGTGCTCCTCAAGTTCAAAATAACAACCCACAAACGGTCACACAGACTGGACAGTCATACTCCAATCCCAGGATGCAACTTGGCGTGTCATATCCTGGTGGTCCTTCACAGGTTGACCACAGTAATTTAGACACTGGTCCTCAAGTCTCTACTGGTTCTGTTCCTACTGGTTACACACACGGTGGTCGAAGTCACACTCTCCAGCGAAATGCCAACACACAAGCCTGCCTGAGGGACCAGGCTGCTGATACCCAGCCTAGACACTCCGACCCAGCAGCGGCCAGTTCTGTGCCACCGGATCCCAGTCATGCCACACCAAGTGCCAGCTCACACCATCAACAAATGCCTTGGGACCGTCTGAGGGGCACCCCGGCGTACCCCAACAACTCCCCCAGAAGGGTACAGGCTTCCCCCGACAGCAGCTACACCTCTGATAGCACAGAGTCTCCGTCCCAGGCTAGACGATTTCAACCACACACCCGAAGGAGTGGGCCAGGAGCACGGACCCAGAGCCCCCCACAGAGCCGATCTACACCCAGGAAGGTTGCACCGACGGCGGACAGACAGGCCCAGAACCTCACCCACACTCATAGGACGAACAATCAGCCTGGGGCTCCAAGCCACACACAGTCGCATATCAGTTCCCATGTACGCCATACACCAAGGCAGAGAGCCCGGCAGGATGTCAGAGCTCAGTCCCAGATCACAGCTCAGACCGCTTCTCAAAGCCAGACTGGCCCCAGGCAACAAAATGCCTCACATAGCCACCACAACCCCCAGCCGCAACAACAGGGACCAGGCGCTCCACAGGGACTAATAACCAACATGCCCCGAGGCACCACACTCAACACTCAAGCTCTAACAAATCCAAATCACATCCCACAGACACAAATCGGGATTCAGTATGGTAGGGGAAACACACATATGATACCGCAGCCCACACAAGACCAGAGACAGGCAGCAACACAAGGTTGGGGTGCAATATCACAGCCTGTTACACAGAACCCCAGTAGCCTCACTCAGACGGCCCTGGAGATGCACACACTGACGACCCCTAACCCTTTTCACAACCGTAACCACCAGACACAGGCCGCCCTGCTCAACACCCAAGCTCGAGGCCCTAACCTTGGGCGCCAGCGGCCCCCCACGCCCCCTCCCGTGATCCCTCTGGCTCAGTTTCAGACTATCCCCAGAGAACGCACCCAGCACCAGTCTCCAAACCGGGGCCCCGATGGTCCTCTCAGGCCCCCAGtcaacatacacaccacacagagacaccCCAACGCCCACCCGCCCCACAGACATCCCGACGCTACCATGCCGGCCAACCTGCACTCAGGAAATGGCCACCACGTGCACGCtgataacacacacaggcacggcCAAG GTACTCAACATGCCCACAGGAATCCTGCCCACCCACGCCAG ACCCACCAAGGGAGGCCGAGACACTGA
- the si:dkeyp-97a10.3 gene encoding uncharacterized protein si:dkeyp-97a10.3 isoform X1, producing MREESKVCRFPDYVMNLHLLPVVLSLAVIISVTLSQDLVSIQFKSDPVLVQTGTDAVFTVVTVSQVFSITWGYPGGVTPLGLWVGGSAVHNTVTQYQGRVTITATQLRISSTQLGDAGNYTVQVDPSPTTGLAQNSRSIQLRVFDAVDGVTMFVPSVALEGGNVSVRCTWTKGTETSVMWGKGGSVLTSNSRVTIKGGDLVINPARREDAGVYSCTVANLVSAQTASKTLTVYYGPDTPVLSNDSPVDCVGGADAVLGQTIRLTCVSDSLPPATFSWQYNNEPVASGQPDSGVFSLQTFSTNQSGQYKCVARNAITGATSEKGTGLAIVGTCLSAGAVAGIVIGCVVALILIIMAIVLLVRWRKVDRRPEATGQKGHPDLMLTPPEPPPPGTRTLGGQHSVPPDGRENTRTPPRDTNTLQHNGHANNNGFPHNAQHQNANSFPRNATTQDHNTFTRTAAPQNANTLDTLPQMTQNHPNNPNILIQAGSTQVGVNLNTPPHNQQNSNAQVATVHVNLNSYPTNGQHPNQQSQQQFTSPQDSTMQWSATNVANSVSAPQVQNNNPQTVTQTGQSYSNPRMQLGVSYPGGPSQVDHSNLDTGPQVSTGSVPTGYTHGGRSHTLQRNANTQACLRDQAADTQPRHSDPAAASSVPPDPSHATPSASSHHQQMPWDRLRGTPAYPNNSPRRVQASPDSSYTSDSTESPSQARRFQPHTRRSGPGARTQSPPQSRSTPRKVAPTADRQAQNLTHTHRTNNQPGAPSHTQSHISSHVRHTPRQRARQDVRAQSQITAQTASQSQTGPRQQNASHSHHNPQPQQQGPGAPQGLITNMPRGTTLNTQALTNPNHIPQTQIGIQYGRGNTHMIPQPTQDQRQAATQGWGAISQPVTQNPSSLTQTALEMHTLTTPNPFHNRNHQTQAALLNTQARGPNLGRQRPPTPPPVIPLAQFQTIPRERTQHQSPNRGPDGPLRPPVNIHTTQRHPNAHPPHRHPDATMPANLHSGNGHHVHADNTHRHGQGTQHAHRNPAHPRQTHQGRPRH from the exons ATGAGAGAAGAGAGTAAAGTCTGTC GCTTTCCTGACTATGTGATGAACTTACACCTGCTTCCTGTAGTTCTGTCATTGGCAG TCATCatatctgtcactctctcccaGGACCTGGTCTCAATCCAGTTTAAGTCAGATCCAGTCCTGGTGCAGACTGGCACCGATGCGGTCTTCACAGTGGTCACAGTGTCCCAGGTGTTTTCCATCACATGGGGATACCCAGGTGGGGTGACCCCCCTGGGGCTTTGGGTGGGGGGCAGTGCAGTGCACAACACTGTGACCCAGTACCAGGGCAGGGTCACCATCACAGCCACCCAGCTCCGTatcagcagtacccagctgggaGACGCGGGGAACTACACAGTGCAGGTGGACCCCTCGCCCACCACGGGCCTGGCCCAAAACTCAAGGTCCATACAGCTCAGGGTATTCG ATGCAGTGGATGGCGTGACTATGTTTGTGCCGTCAGTGGCTCTGGAGGGGGGCAATGTGTCTGTGCGCTGTACCTGGACCAAGGGGACAGAGACCAGTGTGATGTGGGGTAAAGGGGGCTCTGTTCTCACCTCGAACTCCAGGGTCACTATCAAAGGGGGCGACCTGGTGATCAACCCAGCCAGGAGGGAAGATGCCGGGGTCTACTCCTGCACCGTCGCTAACCTTGTCAGTGCTCAGACCGCCTCAAAGACCCTCACAGTTTACT atGGTCCTGACACCCCCGTGCTGAGCAATGATTCTCCGGTAGACTGTGTGGGAGGAGCGGATGCCGTGCTAGGCCAGACGATCCGTCTCACCTGCGTGTCCGACTCTCTGCCCCCTGCCACTTTCTCCTGGCAATACAACAATGAACCCGTGGCGTCTGGACAACCAGACAGTGGCGTGTTCAGCCTCCAGACCTTCTCCACCAACCAGAGCGGCCAATACAAGTGCGTGGCTAGGAACGCCATCACGGGCGCCACGTCGGAGAAGGGGACGGGCCTGGCCATCGTGG GCACATGCCTCAGTGCAGGGGCAGTGGCTGGCATAGTGATTGGCTGTGTGGTCGCTCTGATCTTAATCATCATGGCCATCGTACTCCTGGTGCGCTGGAGGAAag TTGACCGAAGACCGGAGGCCACAGGACAAAAGGGACACCCAGACCTCATGCTTACA cCTCCAGAGCCCCCTCCACCTGGTACCCGGACTTTAGGTGGCCAGCACTCTGTACCACCCGATGGCCGCGAAAACACACGCACACCGCCACGCGACACTAACACACTTCAACACAATGGCCATGCCAACAACAATGGGTTCCCACACAATGCCCAACATCAAAATGCCAATTCATTTCCACGAAATGCCACCACGCaggaccacaacactttcacacGCACTGCTGCACCTCAGAATGCCAACACACTCGACACCCTCCCACAGATGACTCAAAACCACCCGAACAATCCAAACATTCTCATACAAGCGGGTTCTACTCAGGTCGGTGTTAACCTGAACACACCGCCACACAACCAGCAAAATAGCAACGCACAGGTGGCCACGGTTCACGTCAATCTCAATTCCTATCCAACTAATGGTCAACATCCCAACCAACAGTCACAGCAACAATTTACAAGCCCACAGGACAGTACAATGCAGTGGAGTGCCACCAATGTAGCCAACAGTGTTAGTGCTCCTCAAGTTCAAAATAACAACCCACAAACGGTCACACAGACTGGACAGTCATACTCCAATCCCAGGATGCAACTTGGCGTGTCATATCCTGGTGGTCCTTCACAGGTTGACCACAGTAATTTAGACACTGGTCCTCAAGTCTCTACTGGTTCTGTTCCTACTGGTTACACACACGGTGGTCGAAGTCACACTCTCCAGCGAAATGCCAACACACAAGCCTGCCTGAGGGACCAGGCTGCTGATACCCAGCCTAGACACTCCGACCCAGCAGCGGCCAGTTCTGTGCCACCGGATCCCAGTCATGCCACACCAAGTGCCAGCTCACACCATCAACAAATGCCTTGGGACCGTCTGAGGGGCACCCCGGCGTACCCCAACAACTCCCCCAGAAGGGTACAGGCTTCCCCCGACAGCAGCTACACCTCTGATAGCACAGAGTCTCCGTCCCAGGCTAGACGATTTCAACCACACACCCGAAGGAGTGGGCCAGGAGCACGGACCCAGAGCCCCCCACAGAGCCGATCTACACCCAGGAAGGTTGCACCGACGGCGGACAGACAGGCCCAGAACCTCACCCACACTCATAGGACGAACAATCAGCCTGGGGCTCCAAGCCACACACAGTCGCATATCAGTTCCCATGTACGCCATACACCAAGGCAGAGAGCCCGGCAGGATGTCAGAGCTCAGTCCCAGATCACAGCTCAGACCGCTTCTCAAAGCCAGACTGGCCCCAGGCAACAAAATGCCTCACATAGCCACCACAACCCCCAGCCGCAACAACAGGGACCAGGCGCTCCACAGGGACTAATAACCAACATGCCCCGAGGCACCACACTCAACACTCAAGCTCTAACAAATCCAAATCACATCCCACAGACACAAATCGGGATTCAGTATGGTAGGGGAAACACACATATGATACCGCAGCCCACACAAGACCAGAGACAGGCAGCAACACAAGGTTGGGGTGCAATATCACAGCCTGTTACACAGAACCCCAGTAGCCTCACTCAGACGGCCCTGGAGATGCACACACTGACGACCCCTAACCCTTTTCACAACCGTAACCACCAGACACAGGCCGCCCTGCTCAACACCCAAGCTCGAGGCCCTAACCTTGGGCGCCAGCGGCCCCCCACGCCCCCTCCCGTGATCCCTCTGGCTCAGTTTCAGACTATCCCCAGAGAACGCACCCAGCACCAGTCTCCAAACCGGGGCCCCGATGGTCCTCTCAGGCCCCCAGtcaacatacacaccacacagagacaccCCAACGCCCACCCGCCCCACAGACATCCCGACGCTACCATGCCGGCCAACCTGCACTCAGGAAATGGCCACCACGTGCACGCtgataacacacacaggcacggcCAAG GTACTCAACATGCCCACAGGAATCCTGCCCACCCACGCCAG ACCCACCAAGGGAGGCCGAGACACTGA